The DNA sequence ATGTGACGCTAAACCTCCCTGGCGGAACCTACTATGCGCCGGCATTGCTGATTGACGGCAGCCTGCAAAATCTGGCAACGGTGGGCGACGCGGCTCTAGGGCAGGCGCGCATTAAGCGTGAGGGCAATACGTGGCTATTTGAAGATGCCGGAGATTTTGACTTTAACGACCTAATCGTGACGCTCACCCCTGAGATCAGTGCGATCGCCTAGGCGACCGGTTCAACGGTCACTTGACCAATTGAAAAGCCTAGGAATCTACAGATTAGATGTCTAGGCTCAAGCCTTGTAATTCCTATCAACAATTAAGGGTTATTTCTGCCATGAAGACCACGAACAAAGCCTTCAAAAAAGCCCTGTATGCCGCTGGGCTAGTGCTAGGGCTAGCGACCACCATTGGTGCTGGTGCAGTATTTGTCAATGCGTCTGACCACGATGACGGTGAGTCAGAAATCAAAGGGCGCAACCTGAATTTGACCGACTTGTATGTGTTTCGAGAAGTAGATCAAAACACCACCGCTTCGCCAGAAAATTTGGTTTTGATTATGAATACCAACCCCCGGTCTGTGGCGGGGCAGCAGTATTATTTCAGCACCCGCGCGAAGTACAAGTTTAATATTTCTCGAATTAGCGACAATGATGCTACACCGACAGGATTGTCTGACGTTGTTCTAGAGTTTGAATTTGGCCCGCCGAAGGGCAACAATCGCCAAGACTATAAGCTGACGGTAACAAAAGACGGCAGCAAAGACGTGGTTGAAGGACAGACAACCGCGCTAAAAGAGCCCCCAGTCCTAAACACAGGCACTGTCGATGGCTCAAAAGTTCAAGTCTTTGCAGGGCTGCGCGAAGATCCGTTCTTTTTTGATGTAGAGCAGTTCTTTCGGGTGCGGGCTGGGGCACTGGGCAAAGGGCCCGCGGTAGGGTTTCGCCCCCCTGAGGAAGCCGTGGACTTTACTAAGGGGTATAACGTCAATGCGATCGCCGTTCAACTACCGATCGAGCTGTTGCAGGGTTCAAGCAATGCCACGACCTTTGATGTGTGGATGACGGTGACACTGCCGGGGAGCAAAAAGTTTAGTCAGGTCGAGCGCCTAGCCCGCCCCGCGGTCAATGAAGGCCTAATTGTCACCAACGACTTCCTCAACACCCTCAACAGCGTTGACCCAGCCTTTGAGGCCGCAGCCTTAGCGGGTCA is a window from the Leptolyngbya subtilissima AS-A7 genome containing:
- a CDS encoding DUF4331 domain-containing protein is translated as MKTTNKAFKKALYAAGLVLGLATTIGAGAVFVNASDHDDGESEIKGRNLNLTDLYVFREVDQNTTASPENLVLIMNTNPRSVAGQQYYFSTRAKYKFNISRISDNDATPTGLSDVVLEFEFGPPKGNNRQDYKLTVTKDGSKDVVEGQTTALKEPPVLNTGTVDGSKVQVFAGLREDPFFFDVEQFFRVRAGALGKGPAVGFRPPEEAVDFTKGYNVNAIAVQLPIELLQGSSNATTFDVWMTVTLPGSKKFSQVERLARPAVNEGLIVTNDFLNTLNSVDPAFEAAALAGQEPAASAAGPIVGEAKQTLLALGNSDARADALLQAFLPDVMRIDTTGPSGYANALNAKGSPIAGRLLTDDVIDITLAVLTNGAVTSDNVSYSGTPGNPAQGHDPLEASFPYLAPAN